In a genomic window of Streptomyces noursei ATCC 11455:
- a CDS encoding C40 family peptidase has protein sequence MKKLGCLVVLFGLLLFGIPLGLIVVASNKPRQDTTMSAAAAAAPDIPARMLQAYRNASAKVASVVPKCQGMTWAVVAGIAKVESNHAAGHTIADDGTISPPIYGPRLTGSGVGGNTQYFADTDGGKYDGDPTAERAVGPFQFMPSTWSSSGQDGNADGRKDPQNADDAALSAAVYLCGQGRNLADARQLHDAVYSYNHSEAYVSEVTGWISRYAQLDSKSTSPMSATGSAKNVIEAALSQLGMPYSWGGGNASGATTGICCSPGGKSGASIKGFDCSGLTQFAFAQVGVQLPRTAAAQAQVGRRIPASQGLAALHPGDLVFFGYGTDSSIYHVAIYLGSGQMLDSPRPGSMVRREAVWQDGFAGGARVI, from the coding sequence GTGAAGAAGCTTGGATGCCTGGTCGTGCTGTTCGGACTGTTGCTGTTCGGGATACCACTGGGCCTGATCGTGGTGGCCAGCAACAAGCCGCGGCAGGATACGACGATGTCTGCGGCAGCCGCGGCGGCCCCCGACATTCCTGCGCGCATGTTGCAGGCGTACCGGAATGCGTCAGCGAAGGTCGCCTCCGTTGTCCCGAAGTGCCAAGGGATGACATGGGCCGTGGTGGCCGGCATCGCCAAGGTGGAGTCCAATCATGCCGCTGGCCACACCATCGCTGATGACGGGACCATCAGTCCGCCCATCTACGGGCCTCGGTTGACGGGAAGTGGGGTGGGAGGAAACACGCAGTACTTCGCCGATACCGACGGCGGAAAGTACGACGGTGACCCCACCGCAGAGCGTGCTGTCGGGCCGTTTCAGTTCATGCCCTCGACCTGGTCGAGCAGTGGCCAGGACGGCAATGCGGATGGTCGAAAGGATCCTCAGAACGCTGATGATGCGGCGCTGAGCGCCGCTGTCTACCTGTGCGGGCAAGGCCGGAACTTGGCCGACGCACGCCAGCTCCACGATGCGGTGTACTCCTACAACCACTCGGAGGCGTACGTCTCGGAGGTCACCGGTTGGATCAGCCGGTATGCCCAGCTCGATTCGAAGTCCACGTCGCCAATGTCGGCGACCGGCTCGGCGAAGAACGTCATCGAGGCAGCGCTGTCCCAGCTCGGCATGCCGTACTCATGGGGTGGCGGCAACGCCAGCGGAGCAACTACAGGTATCTGCTGCTCACCGGGGGGAAAGTCTGGAGCCTCCATCAAGGGGTTCGACTGTTCGGGGTTGACTCAGTTCGCATTCGCGCAGGTCGGCGTTCAGCTCCCTCGCACGGCAGCTGCCCAGGCCCAGGTCGGCCGACGGATACCCGCCAGTCAGGGGCTAGCTGCCTTGCACCCCGGTGATCTGGTGTTCTTCGGGTACGGGACGGACTCGTCGATCTATCACGTCGCCATCTATCTGGGGTCCGGACAGATGCTCGACTCTCCCCGTCCTGGAAGTATGGTCCGCCGCGAGGCTGTCTGGCAGGACGGGTTCGCCGGCGGGGCTCGGGTGATCTGA
- a CDS encoding ATP-binding cassette domain-containing protein, translating into MHLASDRHFEASVNLSTWAIARRLPHTLAQAARLGWRTDHRAVLTLLTCQIGAAALTATALAATTRVLAAVFTSPDISTGLGENLAAVVVLALAASGRYLLDAAARASAARLAPKAVREADLEVITAATAAELVAYEDPDFEDAHAAASDGAEKTGDLILDAQLLTSAAAQMAAAATVVTVLHALMLPLLLASVIPCAWGAVRGARIEHGAHHRNLADSRLRNVFRAYTTERATADEVRAGTMAGFLIRQYRIVSGRLDAEQLKATRQALVVQGIGDALTAVGTAATWGVLVLLVATGRMELAAAGTAALAVRTSGAALATTVRAGARLFRTSLSLDDWARFLAVAKPWMTRRGSAQVAEDGPQVISATDVSFTYPGADRPALDGIDLDLKRGEVIALVGENGAGKSTLARVLTGLFLPTKGSVRWDGVDLADADPGAVLSKVALVPQDYTRWPLAARENITLGQPRPEGDVAVHAAAEAAGADSVIADLPHGLDTSLARSWWGGHDLSGGQWQRVAVARAFHRDAPVLVMDEPTAALDARAEHRIYMRLKHLAAGRATVFITHRLANTRLADRIIVLVQGRISETGTYDELIDQAGGFFEMLKLQEDRD; encoded by the coding sequence ATGCACCTTGCCTCCGACCGGCACTTCGAGGCGAGCGTCAACCTGTCCACGTGGGCCATAGCCCGCCGACTCCCGCACACTCTCGCCCAAGCAGCCCGGCTCGGCTGGCGCACCGACCACCGTGCCGTCCTGACCCTGCTCACCTGCCAGATCGGCGCCGCCGCCCTCACCGCCACCGCGCTCGCGGCCACCACTCGCGTTCTGGCCGCTGTGTTCACCAGCCCCGACATCTCCACCGGCCTAGGCGAGAACCTGGCCGCCGTGGTCGTGCTCGCCCTCGCCGCATCCGGCCGCTACCTACTCGATGCCGCCGCCCGCGCGTCCGCCGCGCGCCTCGCACCGAAGGCCGTCCGCGAGGCCGACTTGGAGGTCATCACCGCGGCCACCGCCGCCGAGCTCGTCGCCTACGAGGACCCGGACTTCGAGGACGCCCACGCCGCTGCCTCCGACGGGGCGGAGAAGACCGGCGACCTCATCCTCGACGCCCAGCTGCTGACCTCCGCCGCGGCCCAGATGGCCGCCGCCGCGACGGTCGTCACTGTGCTGCACGCGTTGATGCTGCCGCTGCTTCTCGCCTCCGTCATCCCTTGTGCATGGGGTGCCGTACGGGGGGCGCGGATCGAGCACGGCGCCCACCACCGCAACCTCGCCGACTCCCGTCTGCGCAACGTCTTCCGCGCGTACACCACGGAGCGGGCCACAGCCGATGAGGTCCGCGCAGGCACCATGGCCGGCTTCCTGATCCGGCAGTACCGCATCGTCTCCGGCCGCCTGGACGCCGAGCAGCTCAAGGCCACCCGGCAGGCCCTGGTGGTGCAAGGGATCGGCGATGCCCTTACGGCGGTCGGCACCGCCGCGACCTGGGGCGTGCTCGTGCTCCTGGTGGCCACCGGCCGGATGGAGCTCGCCGCGGCGGGAACTGCCGCGCTGGCGGTGCGGACCTCCGGGGCCGCGCTGGCCACGACGGTACGGGCCGGGGCCCGGCTGTTCCGCACCTCTCTGTCTTTGGACGACTGGGCCCGGTTCCTGGCCGTGGCCAAGCCATGGATGACCCGCCGCGGTTCAGCTCAGGTTGCCGAGGACGGGCCCCAGGTGATCAGCGCTACGGACGTCTCCTTCACCTACCCCGGGGCCGACCGGCCCGCGTTGGACGGCATCGACCTGGACCTCAAGCGCGGCGAGGTCATCGCGCTGGTCGGCGAGAACGGCGCCGGCAAGTCCACCCTCGCCCGCGTGCTGACCGGGCTGTTCCTGCCCACGAAGGGCTCGGTGCGGTGGGACGGCGTGGACCTGGCGGACGCCGACCCGGGCGCAGTGCTGTCGAAGGTGGCGCTTGTGCCGCAGGACTACACGCGCTGGCCACTGGCCGCCCGCGAGAACATCACCCTCGGCCAGCCCCGGCCCGAAGGCGACGTTGCCGTGCACGCCGCCGCCGAGGCCGCCGGCGCCGACAGTGTCATCGCCGACCTGCCCCACGGGCTGGACACCTCGCTGGCCCGCTCCTGGTGGGGAGGACACGACCTGTCCGGCGGGCAGTGGCAGCGCGTCGCCGTTGCTCGCGCTTTCCACCGCGACGCCCCCGTGCTGGTGATGGACGAGCCTACGGCCGCGCTCGATGCCCGCGCGGAGCACCGGATTTACATGCGGCTCAAGCATCTGGCCGCCGGGCGGGCGACCGTGTTCATCACCCATCGCCTGGCCAACACCCGCCTCGCTGACCGGATCATCGTCCTCGTCCAGGGCCGCATCTCCGAAACGGGTACGTATGACGAGCTGATCGACCAGGCCGGCGGCTTTTTTGAGATGTTGAAGTTGCAGGAGGACAGGGACTGA
- a CDS encoding lasso peptide biosynthesis B2 protein yields MAAVAGADSLAASPLPLRWKLAAVRLLHGLPYARLARLEALYTAVLAVIPSWWPGRIACAELSLATVIATALTGRKARWVHGARFMPHAAHAWAEVPEGTVGRDIGDAVDRPWMPVLAEP; encoded by the coding sequence GTGGCCGCGGTCGCAGGTGCGGACTCCCTAGCCGCGAGCCCGCTACCGCTGCGCTGGAAGCTCGCCGCCGTGCGACTGCTGCACGGCCTGCCTTACGCGCGCCTCGCCCGGCTGGAGGCTCTGTATACGGCGGTGCTGGCGGTGATTCCCTCGTGGTGGCCGGGCCGGATTGCGTGTGCGGAACTGAGCCTCGCCACTGTCATCGCGACCGCCCTGACCGGCCGCAAGGCCCGCTGGGTGCACGGCGCCCGCTTCATGCCCCACGCCGCACACGCCTGGGCCGAGGTGCCCGAAGGCACGGTCGGCCGGGACATCGGCGACGCCGTCGACCGGCCGTGGATGCCGGTCCTGGCCGAGCCGTAG
- a CDS encoding GP88 family protein encodes MSDPRISDSASVEEGSEAPTWERPRVLLRRMRSSCAGERAERIWKWTLPAWSGKLPDGRPYNSCPSAGECRKMCYARAGMFMMPSVLRAHQRNLQYVMDEPDAWQAQMIEELQLPRFRPVGDTPAHVRVHDSGDWFSDEYLSRWLEVMRSAPDVAFYNYSKEVDRLKRIAQPDPPPNFTWRYSYGGLQDELIEPHDLHADVFPDEESLAAAGYVSQTPSDLLAAYGPEKLGLAANNLPGQKRKQGDKSFRALQRAANARAAGRRYPRRGPVPRRPEAR; translated from the coding sequence GTGAGTGATCCCCGTATATCGGATAGCGCCTCGGTGGAAGAGGGTTCAGAGGCGCCGACGTGGGAGCGTCCTCGTGTTCTGTTGCGCCGTATGCGTTCTTCTTGCGCTGGTGAACGGGCGGAGAGGATCTGGAAATGGACTTTGCCGGCGTGGTCGGGAAAACTTCCCGACGGGCGCCCATACAATTCCTGCCCTTCGGCTGGAGAATGCCGAAAGATGTGTTATGCCCGCGCCGGGATGTTCATGATGCCCAGCGTTCTGCGGGCTCACCAGCGGAACCTTCAGTACGTCATGGATGAACCGGACGCATGGCAAGCTCAGATGATCGAAGAGTTGCAGCTCCCCCGGTTTCGGCCTGTCGGCGACACACCTGCACACGTACGTGTACATGACAGCGGAGATTGGTTTTCCGACGAATACTTGTCGCGATGGCTTGAGGTTATGCGAAGCGCACCTGACGTCGCGTTTTACAACTACTCCAAGGAAGTTGATCGACTAAAGCGCATTGCCCAACCGGATCCACCCCCGAATTTCACGTGGCGGTACTCCTACGGGGGCCTCCAGGACGAACTGATCGAACCCCATGACCTTCATGCTGACGTGTTTCCCGACGAGGAGTCGCTGGCCGCAGCCGGCTACGTCTCGCAGACCCCATCGGATCTGCTCGCCGCCTATGGGCCGGAGAAGCTGGGTCTCGCAGCAAATAACTTGCCGGGGCAGAAGCGGAAGCAGGGCGACAAGTCCTTCAGGGCTCTGCAGAGGGCAGCCAACGCCCGCGCCGCGGGTCGGCGATATCCTCGGCGCGGACCGGTACCCCGCCGCCCCGAGGCGCGATAG
- a CDS encoding ATP-binding protein, whose product MRLAMRHIAGNVVWSATGEVWAVWRLDPQGGQYASARERAQSSGRLASLLRALPTAARLYSLCAQTDPGEIAARMIADVSLEDCPHWAEVTRARLDLLDGVEMHERTLWLAAPLSATGWRAEVRATFGAAWAEVGAVLGMRPAAVSEEEVIGYVQQARRLANEFEAFVELRPARPAEIVWMHQHAVHRGQQEPLLLEASRHQGFGGEIARGVLRSPSYADLGQVRLLEGGHGEHKHRPRSRRAEGKASLLKRAWLEVESASGTGYQAHLALEEMPRAVDEADADILAQLEALPWPVDVTVDMSLVPAEKVSVEVAKRRMELLDQIEQRTAQRAIGLPDEMHDAIEDLDDEAAQAAASQLEVEVRFVTVLTVWGPTPSVCMERAQSLQKRLGGASYRVVAPLGAQVDLFTMGLPAGGSPSKLREFTQYQLSGDFALNGALSVDVFGDRGGQMVGISLDAGTVRPVLWDVADAPRQDASASLGVAGDLGGGKSVLLKVIASGVVDRGGRVIVIDRTPVREWAHFAKRAAPGRCQVVDIARAEVSLDPLRLFDRDTGIRYARSYLSLQLGIGPMTTQGALLKKAVVAAADSQQPCMARVVVELDSMTHGDGAMARDAATLAALLQVVRDEPLAAAVFDPNLPVLTMDEGSCDAVVVTTAGLTLPPREAVLNPDLLRIQPTEALIGRAVLYLVAALARETAFAIDRFCQVIVDECYWLTMSAEGSALVHEVVSDGRKHYAGIAMGAHDVRELGGEMIRGLLAYLVISRTTDRTLAGHALTALGLPGDDEQLLEKVMTLSPMGNRERAGEMLGRDARQRIGHFQVLVPEVHRIQASIFTTPGKTPVPGGATAAAGALSAADARSS is encoded by the coding sequence ATGAGGCTCGCGATGCGGCATATCGCCGGCAACGTGGTGTGGTCGGCGACCGGTGAAGTGTGGGCGGTATGGCGGCTGGACCCGCAGGGCGGGCAGTACGCCAGTGCCCGGGAGCGGGCGCAGAGCTCCGGCCGACTGGCTTCGCTGCTGCGCGCGTTGCCGACGGCGGCACGGTTGTACAGCCTGTGTGCGCAGACCGATCCGGGGGAGATCGCCGCGCGGATGATCGCTGACGTGTCGTTGGAGGACTGCCCGCATTGGGCGGAGGTGACCCGGGCGCGGCTGGATCTGCTGGACGGGGTCGAGATGCACGAGCGGACCTTGTGGCTGGCGGCCCCGCTGTCGGCGACGGGGTGGCGGGCCGAGGTGCGGGCGACGTTCGGTGCCGCGTGGGCGGAGGTCGGTGCGGTGCTGGGGATGCGTCCGGCTGCGGTGTCGGAGGAAGAGGTCATCGGCTACGTGCAGCAGGCTCGGCGGCTGGCGAACGAGTTCGAGGCGTTTGTGGAGCTCCGCCCGGCTCGTCCGGCGGAGATCGTGTGGATGCATCAGCACGCTGTCCACCGTGGTCAGCAGGAGCCTTTGTTGTTGGAAGCGTCCCGGCACCAGGGGTTTGGGGGCGAGATCGCTCGTGGTGTGTTGCGCTCACCGTCCTATGCCGATCTCGGTCAGGTACGCCTGCTGGAAGGCGGGCACGGTGAGCACAAGCATCGCCCTCGTTCGCGCCGTGCCGAGGGGAAAGCGTCGCTGTTGAAGCGGGCGTGGCTTGAGGTGGAGTCGGCCAGCGGTACGGGGTATCAGGCTCATCTTGCCCTTGAGGAGATGCCGCGTGCTGTGGACGAGGCGGATGCCGACATTCTGGCTCAGTTGGAGGCGCTGCCATGGCCGGTGGATGTCACGGTCGACATGTCGCTGGTGCCGGCGGAGAAGGTGAGTGTCGAAGTCGCCAAGCGGCGGATGGAGTTGTTGGATCAGATTGAGCAGCGCACGGCGCAGCGTGCCATTGGTCTGCCTGATGAGATGCATGATGCGATCGAGGACCTGGACGACGAGGCCGCGCAGGCTGCTGCCAGTCAGTTGGAGGTGGAGGTCCGGTTCGTCACCGTGCTGACGGTGTGGGGCCCGACGCCGAGTGTGTGTATGGAGCGGGCTCAGTCGCTGCAGAAGCGGCTGGGTGGCGCCAGCTATCGAGTGGTGGCTCCACTGGGGGCGCAGGTGGATCTCTTCACGATGGGCTTGCCGGCTGGTGGCAGTCCTTCGAAGTTGAGGGAGTTCACCCAGTACCAGCTTTCGGGTGACTTCGCGCTCAACGGGGCATTGTCGGTGGACGTGTTCGGTGACCGCGGTGGGCAAATGGTCGGCATTTCGCTGGATGCCGGCACGGTGCGGCCGGTGCTGTGGGATGTGGCTGATGCACCGCGTCAGGACGCCTCTGCTTCGTTGGGTGTGGCGGGTGATTTGGGTGGCGGCAAAAGCGTCCTGCTCAAGGTCATCGCGTCCGGTGTCGTCGACCGGGGCGGGCGAGTCATCGTCATCGACCGCACGCCGGTGCGGGAATGGGCTCACTTCGCGAAACGAGCTGCTCCCGGCAGGTGCCAGGTCGTGGACATCGCTCGCGCGGAGGTGTCACTGGACCCGTTGCGCCTGTTCGACCGGGATACGGGGATCCGGTACGCCCGGTCGTATCTGAGTCTGCAGTTGGGAATCGGCCCGATGACCACGCAGGGGGCGCTCTTGAAGAAGGCCGTGGTGGCGGCCGCCGACTCGCAGCAGCCGTGCATGGCTCGGGTCGTGGTGGAACTGGATTCCATGACGCACGGGGACGGGGCGATGGCGCGTGATGCGGCGACCTTGGCCGCGCTGTTGCAGGTGGTGCGCGACGAGCCGCTCGCCGCCGCGGTGTTCGACCCCAATCTGCCGGTCCTCACGATGGATGAGGGCAGCTGCGACGCGGTGGTGGTGACCACCGCGGGTCTGACATTGCCGCCGCGCGAAGCGGTGTTGAACCCGGATCTGCTGCGTATCCAGCCGACCGAGGCGCTGATCGGTCGGGCCGTGCTGTATCTGGTGGCTGCACTGGCGCGGGAGACGGCGTTTGCCATCGATCGGTTCTGCCAGGTCATTGTCGATGAGTGCTACTGGCTGACGATGTCCGCGGAAGGCTCTGCGCTGGTGCACGAGGTCGTCTCGGATGGGCGGAAGCACTACGCCGGCATCGCGATGGGGGCCCATGACGTACGCGAGCTGGGTGGCGAAATGATCCGTGGGCTACTGGCCTACTTGGTCATCTCCCGCACCACCGACCGGACCCTAGCCGGGCACGCTTTGACTGCCTTGGGGCTGCCGGGCGACGACGAGCAGTTGCTGGAGAAGGTCATGACGTTGTCGCCGATGGGCAATCGGGAGCGTGCCGGCGAGATGCTCGGGCGCGATGCCCGTCAGCGCATTGGGCACTTTCAGGTGTTGGTCCCGGAGGTGCATCGCATCCAGGCCAGCATCTTCACCACCCCCGGCAAAACACCCGTACCAGGGGGCGCGACCGCGGCAGCTGGGGCCCTGTCAGCGGCTGACGCGCGGTCATCGTAG
- a CDS encoding IS1096 element passenger TnpR family protein has protein sequence MARTWLSIRVELVSGHGVDLWPRPGRVFAAARSHSFAQFATAIDLAFGRWDLAHLHLFTLSDGAEISPLDWWDDEAPNGTVDGRATTLSRLQAGEQFAYVFDMGDDWAHLCTVADKRIDPLDELGAAPARPVPYWGWGNLPDQYARRWDEDDGESPMPKRPARGLGDLPPILPWWGERRRG, from the coding sequence GTGGCACGTACCTGGCTGTCCATCAGGGTGGAGTTGGTCTCTGGGCACGGTGTGGACCTGTGGCCTCGCCCTGGCCGTGTCTTCGCCGCCGCGCGCTCGCACTCCTTCGCTCAGTTCGCCACGGCCATCGATCTCGCATTCGGCCGCTGGGATCTGGCCCACCTGCACCTGTTCACGTTGTCCGACGGCGCCGAGATCAGTCCCCTTGATTGGTGGGACGACGAGGCCCCGAATGGCACCGTCGATGGCCGTGCCACCACGCTGAGCAGGCTGCAGGCCGGCGAGCAGTTTGCCTACGTCTTCGACATGGGCGACGACTGGGCCCACCTGTGCACGGTGGCAGACAAACGCATCGATCCTCTCGACGAACTCGGCGCGGCACCTGCCCGCCCGGTTCCCTACTGGGGCTGGGGCAACCTTCCGGACCAGTACGCACGCCGCTGGGACGAGGACGACGGTGAGTCGCCAATGCCGAAGCGCCCAGCGCGCGGGCTCGGCGACCTGCCTCCGATCCTGCCGTGGTGGGGCGAGCGCCGCCGCGGGTGA
- a CDS encoding cytochrome P450 family protein — MATPSLQEEFCIRIDPYGRAIQEEAAHLRKLGDLIAVELPGSIKAWAPTRHSVLKFLLTDDRVSKDATQHWDAWRSGWLQENPEAQWIYAWCGVRNMLTAFGPDHTRLRKLVAPALTAGRIKALHPAIERITAELITHLARRPAGEVVDLRAAFAHPLPMEVICDLYGLGEGERADVAALASTMMDTSALQTTAIEALEAARAALARLVARKRTFPGDDLTTVLIDARDGRDQLTEEELVDTLILVLVAGHETTVNLIANAVIALLQHPDQLTLVRGGALPWSAAIDETLRWAPSIANLPLRFAVTDIAVAGRTIRAGEAILSTFGTVGWDPAQHGAGAAAFDIRRARTGHLAFGHGVHYCLGAPLARAEASIALPKLFARFPRIELAEEGRLEPLSSFITHGHRAATVFLNGTDMVQPPTFALTQSTRCSGSELTPEEGQAGTTAA; from the coding sequence ATGGCAACCCCATCGCTGCAGGAAGAGTTCTGCATTCGAATCGACCCGTATGGGCGCGCCATTCAGGAGGAGGCGGCCCATCTCCGAAAACTGGGGGACCTCATTGCAGTTGAACTTCCTGGCAGCATAAAGGCTTGGGCACCAACTCGCCACAGCGTACTCAAATTCCTTCTGACTGATGACCGGGTGAGCAAGGACGCCACGCAGCACTGGGACGCTTGGCGTAGCGGCTGGCTTCAGGAAAACCCTGAAGCACAATGGATATACGCGTGGTGCGGGGTCCGTAACATGCTCACCGCATTCGGACCTGATCACACTAGGCTACGCAAGTTGGTCGCTCCGGCACTTACGGCAGGGCGAATCAAGGCGCTCCATCCAGCGATAGAGCGTATAACTGCAGAATTGATCACTCATCTCGCCAGGCGACCGGCAGGGGAAGTGGTAGATCTTCGGGCGGCGTTTGCTCACCCCTTGCCCATGGAGGTCATCTGTGACCTCTATGGGCTTGGCGAAGGCGAGCGCGCTGACGTTGCTGCCCTCGCCTCGACGATGATGGACACCTCCGCTCTTCAGACCACCGCGATCGAGGCGTTGGAGGCCGCTCGGGCCGCCCTCGCTCGGCTGGTTGCCCGCAAGCGCACTTTCCCCGGCGATGATTTGACCACTGTGTTGATTGACGCCCGCGATGGTCGGGATCAACTTACCGAGGAGGAGTTGGTCGACACGTTGATCCTCGTCCTTGTCGCCGGCCACGAGACAACGGTCAATCTGATCGCCAATGCCGTCATCGCCTTGCTGCAGCACCCCGACCAACTCACACTGGTCCGAGGTGGAGCTCTTCCGTGGAGCGCCGCCATCGACGAGACGTTGCGGTGGGCACCATCCATCGCAAACCTTCCATTGCGGTTCGCCGTTACGGACATCGCCGTCGCAGGACGCACCATACGAGCTGGCGAAGCAATCTTGTCTACCTTCGGTACCGTCGGTTGGGATCCCGCCCAGCACGGCGCAGGAGCCGCCGCCTTTGACATACGGCGTGCGCGCACCGGTCACTTGGCCTTCGGTCACGGCGTGCACTATTGCCTAGGAGCACCATTGGCTCGCGCAGAGGCATCGATTGCACTTCCTAAGTTGTTCGCACGATTCCCTCGCATCGAACTCGCCGAAGAGGGGCGCCTTGAGCCCCTCTCCTCTTTCATAACCCATGGGCACCGTGCGGCCACGGTATTCCTCAACGGCACGGATATGGTGCAGCCTCCGACTTTCGCGCTCACGCAAAGCACACGTTGTTCTGGCTCCGAACTGACTCCGGAAGAGGGGCAGGCCGGGACAACTGCTGCCTGA
- a CDS encoding ISAzo13 family transposase produces the protein MGSPERIEAALAAKFATLFPHLDERQRRLAIGAEARSLGHGGIRLVARAAGVREGTVSCGVTELESGEAPLGRVRRSGGGRKRAVDLDPGLRPALLALVESDVRGDPMSPLRWTTKSTRQLAAELTRQGHRVSADTVAAVLREEGFSLQGNAKTIEGAQHPDRDAQFRYINDQAKDFQAAGDPVISVDTKKKELVGNYKNAGHEWRREGDPVRVRTHDFPDADLGKAIPYGIYDLTADTGWVNVGTDHDTAAFAVASVRRWWHAVGHASYPRSHRLLITADAGGSNGYRTRAWKFELAALAVETGLEITVCHFPPGTSKWNRIEHRLFSHITMNWRGRPLTSHEVIVNSIAATTTRAGLTVRAELDTASYETGVRISDGQLNALPLSRHDWHGDWNYTLRPQEHRRDGVLPIPPQNEAGPGRDWLTHPALTGIPHEQWDSLVTELAAARAAQREADLHQRRGGDRQKTPAAGLYTGRRPGLTLVDRLLATILYQRFKLPQVVIAPLFTVTPVTLNRAISQTRRLLHDIGHAIEPAETQLATLDDLTAHLGILKPEIKTASY, from the coding sequence ATGGGGAGTCCGGAGAGGATCGAGGCGGCCCTGGCCGCGAAGTTCGCGACGCTGTTCCCGCATCTCGACGAGCGGCAGCGGCGGCTGGCCATAGGAGCAGAAGCACGGTCGCTGGGCCATGGAGGCATCAGGCTCGTCGCTCGTGCGGCCGGAGTCCGGGAGGGCACCGTGTCGTGCGGGGTGACGGAACTGGAGTCCGGCGAGGCGCCGTTGGGGCGGGTGCGCCGGTCCGGTGGGGGCCGCAAGCGTGCCGTGGACCTGGATCCGGGCCTTCGGCCCGCGCTGCTGGCCTTGGTGGAATCGGATGTACGCGGGGACCCGATGTCGCCGCTGCGCTGGACGACGAAGTCGACCCGGCAACTGGCTGCCGAGCTGACCCGGCAGGGGCACCGGGTCTCGGCGGACACCGTGGCGGCCGTGCTGCGCGAGGAGGGCTTCAGCCTCCAGGGCAACGCCAAGACCATCGAAGGTGCCCAACACCCGGACCGCGATGCGCAGTTCCGCTACATCAACGACCAGGCCAAGGACTTCCAGGCCGCCGGAGACCCGGTGATCAGCGTGGACACCAAGAAGAAGGAGTTGGTCGGCAACTACAAGAACGCCGGCCACGAGTGGCGTCGCGAGGGTGATCCGGTCCGGGTTCGCACCCACGACTTTCCCGATGCCGATCTGGGCAAGGCGATCCCATATGGGATCTACGACCTGACCGCGGACACGGGGTGGGTCAACGTCGGCACTGACCACGACACCGCAGCCTTCGCAGTCGCCTCCGTCCGCCGCTGGTGGCACGCGGTCGGCCATGCCTCCTACCCGCGCTCGCACCGTCTGCTGATCACTGCGGACGCGGGCGGTTCCAACGGCTACCGCACCCGGGCCTGGAAGTTCGAGCTTGCCGCGCTGGCTGTCGAGACCGGCCTGGAGATCACCGTGTGTCACTTTCCTCCGGGCACATCTAAGTGGAACCGAATCGAGCACCGACTGTTCTCCCACATCACGATGAACTGGCGGGGCAGGCCGCTGACCAGCCATGAAGTCATCGTGAACAGCATCGCAGCGACCACCACCCGCGCGGGACTGACAGTCCGCGCCGAACTCGACACCGCCAGCTACGAGACCGGCGTCCGCATCAGTGACGGGCAGCTGAACGCCCTGCCACTGAGCCGCCATGACTGGCACGGCGACTGGAACTACACCCTCCGCCCCCAGGAACACCGCCGGGACGGCGTCCTTCCGATCCCGCCCCAGAACGAAGCCGGCCCCGGCCGTGACTGGCTTACCCATCCCGCCCTCACCGGCATCCCGCACGAGCAGTGGGACTCGCTGGTCACCGAGTTGGCAGCGGCCCGCGCGGCTCAGCGGGAAGCAGACCTCCATCAGCGACGCGGCGGCGACCGGCAGAAGACCCCTGCCGCTGGCCTCTACACCGGTCGACGCCCCGGCCTCACCCTCGTCGACCGGCTCCTGGCCACCATCCTCTACCAGAGGTTCAAGCTCCCCCAGGTCGTCATCGCCCCGCTGTTCACCGTGACACCCGTGACCCTCAACCGGGCAATCAGCCAAACCCGCCGGCTCCTCCACGACATCGGACACGCCATCGAACCCGCCGAGACGCAACTGGCCACCCTCGACGATCTCACCGCACACCTCGGCATCCTCAAACCGGAGATCAAGACGGCGAGTTATTGA